GCCTAAACCTCATTACTTTGGGGTTTTTCATTTTCAATGTTGCTACAATTAGCTtagtttgagaaatttctttatctcaacaggacAAAAGAATCTCACTtcgcatgtcaaccacttactttaggttgaaatatattactaaagatatTGAATCTCTTGTTGGCATACTTCAAGATAAACTGGTTTGTTAGTACCATGAATGAagtagaaaaatgaaaaaaataatttccgACTCATATCGCCCTTTTAAgtgcttccacaaaaattggaatgcaTGTACTTAGAAACATAAGGTATATTTATCTCTACCTGGACGGTGCTTTGTCATTTGCAGAAGGTTTTATGAAGGAATATATTCATTTCTCACAAAAAAAATGATTTCCACATCAAAAAACATAATAATGGTTCTCGAGTACTTTTGGATTCAAAATGTTACTTTTGAGTCGAGTTGGGACCAACCGTAAAGTGCCATAATAAAGGAcattaaaataaataattccAGTATAATAATCCccaaaccaaatttctttatggtcAAAATGGATTTTTAGAGACCAAATTTCTTGATGGTTCTAAAGGTCAATCGGTTAAGTCAGAAATCCAGCCAATAATCATAATTCAGTTAACAGTCAAAGTTGATAGTCAATAACCAACCAATGATAATAACCCCGTGAATGATTGACAATACTTAGTCAATTGCCAACAATAACGTCATAACATTATAATAGTGCAgacattacaaaaaaaaacaatgtgAAAAATAACACGGAACATGGAATGGTGCATAAGTTacaatttatttattgatttaatacAAACAAAATGAATGAACATTCAATAAAAACGGacgttataattaattaaacaaataataaaagcaGACGTTACAGATGattaaacaaataattaaaacagacgttacaactaattaaacaaataattaaaacaTGCGTTACATTCACAGAGCACTTAAGAataatattaattattttattattacttttCAAATCAATCAAGACAATCACACACATATAGTACACATGCAGTACAAACAATCATGATCAGAAActtttcaaaaattaaaataaatcacTGGTTGAAAAAGGACATACAACTCTTCgacataaataataaaaaaaaatccttataAAATAAAACATGTGAAGATCACCAAGCAAAAAGAATAAACATAAAAACGAAACAGTCCAAAATTTTCTATTTGATGATGGCATATGAAAACATTTAATAACATATGATGACATAACAATAtatgaaaatattaaatttacaCTACATCaggcatattaaaatcaaactttatcaCATAGAGATCATTAACATGATtttaatatgaataaataaaatgacATCAAACATGTATCACTCATATCTATTAGATACACAAACAGATTTAAACATGTTATAcagttgattgaacaacaaacaatacaatattatattataataatcataataatttcgAGAAACGAATAGGAACAAACAGATTGTGTACAACAAACAAACATCTCACaacaaacattaaaataatatatatatgggTAGATCATAGATTAGTACATGGAGGGATCGTTATAATAATATATTAtaataaattatatatatatatatatatatatatatatatatatatatatgtatatatatattattgcGGATATTGTATAtacatataatatatatatatatgtatatacaatatacgcaatcataaattaaaaaattcattcaatcaatcagaacatgATCGACGCATGTGATATAAATATAcatgtgaagaaagaaaaaaaattacatacaTACAACATGAGAACATGGAAGACAAGATCACATGCTAATTgataagaaaatgataaaaagTTTAGGTATACCTCAACGTATTGcttgattgagaaaaaaaaatcagaaatagGGATCCAACTAAAAGTAGCGATTCCTTCAGTGATTTGATAATAacccaaaaagaagaagaaaaaaaaaattagtggttgagctcgtgcatgataacgttttgcagTGGAAATAATAGGGAAAAGTAAgagatagagaaggagaagaacttgatattgataaagaggcatcaaACTATTACATACATATAATGTTCTCTTATATACATGAAAGGGAAGACCTAttcatctaatggaccgcacatccatgggccataggccctataacagataaacaatattttttccaaatatacatttcttttatatttttggaaacaaaatttgttagAAGCAATTAATTGGAAATACACATGTCAACATCTtatttgtcccccatgcccccatccaaaaacgcccccatcaaaaattttctcaATCAAATGGGCCTTGGATAAACTTATGGATGACACTGGCGTACAAGatccttcttatttttattatatgATGAAAAAACTTATAAATCTGGCAATGTAAAATCGAGACGAAGTATTTCCATGTTTATTAGAATTCTTTGGGTGGATCGAAAAACTAAAAGAGTTCGACCTCGACAAACTACAAGATATCTATAGATATTGTACACAAAACGACAATAACTGTACATGGTTGAATAAAAAAAGCAAGTGACTAAATTTCTTCAAATGTTATTGTTAGCTTCTCATCATCAAGAGCCATGGGGGTAATTTCAGTTGGAAGTactgatttttgttcataataatgaaatttttgttgtgtgttcattcTTAAGAATGCACTTGAATCTACAAAAAGCATTACCACCGCTAGTTCATCAAATAGAATGAACTCCTACAAAAAAAATAAGCAGGAAGTTCAAAGTTCATCAGAGAGGATGAACTCAAATAATTACGGGAATGAAACAACTACGGAGATTAACACGAAGGATAGTTTGGTCTATTCGATATTATCAAATAATTAAGGACCAAACACAAAACTCTTTTTGTCGCTGGATCAAACTGACCaaggaccacctaaaaaagactAAACGATAGTTCCCTGAAAAATCCCGGTGTAAAGAAGGTGTAACAAAACGGGAAGTAATAAAGTCGGCGATGTCACTCTACGACTACAGATAACGATGGCGACCGAAGGCACCCAGAAAGAGCGAGAGAGAAAATTCCCGGCGTTCCATACTCCCGCTCTCTCTCCCTCTTTCTGTACAAAACTGACAATTCTCCCCCCTGAGAAACTATTTTCTTGGCTCAATTTTTTCCTTTTAAGTAATTTTTTCTAGGGTTAAAGTTATTTGATTGATGGAGGTAGGCACCACCATAGATactcaagaacaacaaatagAAGAATATCCAGTAGAAGAACCAAGGAAtggcgatgatgatgatgatcaaactTTAACATTAGCTCAACAATTAATCACTGAGATTATGTTATCTCCAACCAACCCTAACCCAAATGCCCTTCATGCTCTTGCTTCGTTGCTCGAGACTCAAGAATCCAGGTTCTCATCGTTATTGTTAGCTTCTCATCATCAAGAGCCATAGGGGTAATTTCAGTTGGAAGTactgatttttgttcataataatgaaatttttgttgtgtgttcattcTTAAGAATGCACTTGAATCTACAAAAAGCATTACCACCGATAGTTCATCAAATAGAATGAACTCCTACAAAAAAAATAAGCAGGAAGTTCAAAGTTCATCAGAGAGGATGAACTCAAATAATTACGGGAATGAAACAACTACGGAGATTAACACGAAGGATAGTTTGGTCTATTCGATATTATCAAATAATTAAGGACCAAACACAAAACTCTTTTTGTCGCTGGATCAAACTGACCaaggaccacctaaaaaagactAAACGATAGTTCCCTGAAAAAGCCCGGTGTAAAGAAGGTGTAACAAAACGGGAAGTAATAAAGTCGGCGATGTCACTCTACGACTACAGATAACGATGGCGACCGAAGGCACCCAGAAAGAGCGAGAGAGAAAATTCCCGGCGTTCCATACTCCCGCTCTCTCTCCCTCTTTCTGTACAAAACTGACAATTCTCCCCCCCTGAGAAACTATTTTCTTGGCTCAATTTTTTCCTTTTAAGTAATTTTTTCTAGGGTTAAAGTTATTTGATTGATGGAGGTAGGCACCACCATAGATactcaagaacaacaaatagAAGAATATCCAGTAGAAGAACCAAGGAAtggcgatgatgatgatgatcaaactTTAACATTAGCTCAACAATTAATCACTGAGATTATGATCTCCAACCAACCCTAACCCAAATGCCCTTCATGCTCTTGCTTCGTTGCTCGAGACTCAAGAATCCAGgttcttcccccccccccccccccccccccttccccTTGTCTCTCGCTTCTCCGATCATGTAATGCATGCCCTTGGATTGGTGAATAAACCTTGAAATTATGTAGAAATTTGACGATTAAAGAAAACCCACATAGTAATTTCTTAGTTTCTGGAGAAATTTGTTCacaattttatgaagaattttggTCTTCTTTGGACGAATTGTTTCGTTGGGCTAGTTTAAATTAGTGGGGTTTTAAAGAAATTATGAATTTCGTTTATGTTTTACAGTAGTTTGCTCCTGGGATGAGACTAATTTTGTTATGTTATTGGTTATAAGTATATTTGCATGCAAATGTATGTGATTATTTTCCAGGTTCGATTCTTCTTTGTGCATGACACGTTATGATTTGTTTGTATTTGATTAAGGTTCCCATATATAGTGATAAAGTTTGATCTTGATCTTATGTATTCCTAGTGGATTTTGCTAGAAAAGTAGCTCTTGTGCAAGCAGTGAGCCTGCAACTAGAGATTGTTTTCTAGGATTTCCAGATGAAAAGTGTAGAAGATAGTGTAAATATACATACTGGGTCATGAATCTCATGATGGAATTCTTTAAAGAAGTGCATTGGTGGAAGGTCTAGACAGCATATGCAAAGCCCGCCCAGTTTCAACTTTAAGGATATGGAACTTATATTTACAACAGAATTTTGAAAGAAgctgattttttttatatttgttttaatttAACAGGTACATGGAGGAGCATGGTCATTCCTCTCTCAGTAATGGTCCTAATGCAAGGGCTTCTCATAATATTGGAAGACTCGGAAACTTAATACGGGTTAGTGTAACTAGTTTTTCAACTCATCAGTTATTACATTAATCTGTCTGTTTAAGGATTTGTATGCTTGTCACTCGTATCGTGTGCTATACTCTAAAAGTGGCTTATGCCATTTTGGAATTCAGATATGCCCTGAGAAGTTAGGCAGTTTGTGATGCAATTTCTGTACTtaaagttctttttttttcctattcAGGAGGATCGTGATGAATTTTTTCAGTTGATATCTTCTAGATTTCTTTCTGAAACTAGATATTCAACCAGTGTTCAATCAGCAGCTGCAAGACTACTTCTCAGCTGTTCGTTGACATGGACGGTGAGTAATGTTTCGCATATTCTTTTTCGTTCAGTTTGAGGTTATTTTGGACTTGAAATGTGGAAAATGTGATTTCTAAATTGAACTATACAGTATCCTCATACTTTTGAAGACAATGTTACTGAGAACATAAAGAATTGGGCTGATGATGACAATTCAAGATTTTCTGGTGATGAGTGTACTGAGAAGAATATTTCGGCAGAAGACAGACCAACAGATTCTGAAATGCTGAGGACCTATGCCACTGGACTTCTTTCTGTAATTTTAGCTGGGTATGCATCTTAACTGGAATGTCTAATTTACCAGTTCACATATATCCACTGCTTCTATTAGTAATATCAACGTTTCTCTTCATGTTATATTTCTGTAATTATGTTTCCAGAGGTGGTCAAGTGGTGGAAGATGTGCTGCCATCTGAACTGCCGGCCAAGCTTATGCGGTATCTTCGTCTCCAGAAACagtttctcagaaaaattggtttcatcttccTTCAATGGTGAATCGAGAGAGAGACTTGGGGAAGAACGTGACAATTCAGAAACAGTTTCACCTATTGTTGTTTCAGGAATAGTAGGAAATCGTAGATCATGTTTATGTCCTGGGGCAGGTTTTGGTGGGTTCGCTTCAGAAAGTGAACAAGTATATCATCAAGCAAGGGGAGCTGTTCGCGCCAACAATGGCATAAAGATTCTTTTGCACCTTCTCCGCGTTCGCATAGTCACCCCCACTGCTTCTGTTGACCGTCTCCGTGTTCTTGCATGTCGGGTCGTGCTTGGTTTAGCTAGAGATAAAACAATCGCACACATCTTAACAAAGCTTCAGGTGAATAGTTATCGCCAATGTTCATCTTTATCTATGTTATTATACAACAATCAGTACTATTTGTTTTTTCTATTCTAGCTGAAGTGATgttcatgattttttttcttctgatgttTTAGGTAGGGGAGATGTTATCGGAATTAATTCGAGAGTCTGGAAATCAAACACCTGGAACAGAGCAGGCTAGATGGCAAGCGGAGCTTTATCAAGTGGCCATTGAGTTAATTGCAGTAAGCATCTTAAGGGTTCACATACACAGTTCTTTTAAATAGTCTGAAGCCTACACTTAGCCTTCTATATATAGGGCTGACAACATCTACTGGTTGTTTCTAATCATTGTAGGTTGTGACAAATTCTGGCCATGCAAGTACATTAGCAACAACAGATGCTGCTGCACCTACCTTGAGGCGTATAGAAAGAGCAGCTATAGCGGCTGCCACTCCTATTACCTACCATTCCAGGTTACATTACAGCAGCTTCATCATTCCGACAGCATCTTCTTATAATGTTATACACTTCTCTCTCCCCATTCTTAACTCTTTGTCTCATCTTAATCACAGGGAACTGTTGCTCCTTATACATGAACACCTGCAGGCATCTGGCTTGACTAAGGCTGCTGATACACTTCTTAAGGAGGCTCAGTTGACACCTTTACCATCCTTGGCAGAGAGAACCCCTGTCTTATACCAAACTTCTATTCAGGAAACTTCAGCAGTACAATTTCAATGGCCATCTGGGCGTGTCCCCGGTGGTTTTCTTTCCGCTGTATCAAATACTTCACAGGGTGACAAATCTTGCCATAATTTTGACTCTATGAGGCCTGTTGCAAAAAAGGCATCGGTTATTCCGTGTAATATCAACTCTGAGTCAAAAAGTCATGCTTCTACTCCGTCATCATCAGCTAACAAGAAATTAGGAGCACTGAAAACTTCATCGTCACCTACAGGGGGGGTAGCTGAAACTTCATCTGGTTTTTCTTCTGCCAGTTGTATTTCAGATATGAAATCTCAATCCAAGGCTCCAAATATATTGCCGATAAAACGGAAGCTAGATTCAAGGGATAGTAGTTTGGAAAACCCAGGGAAGCGATTGGCAACTGGTGATAGTGGGTTTCAGTCCACTATATGTCAGACGGCCAGTATTGCCAGAAAGAGCAACTTATCAATGGACGTTACACCTGGTTGTCAACAAAATAAGGATGGTCGATTAGCACTTGATGGTTTTCATTCTGATTCTTCGAGGGAAAGTACTGCCACAGGTCATCTAGCTGACTCTGTCAAAGCAGAAAGAGTATCCCTAGATTCTCTTGTGGTGCAATATCTGAAGCAACAACATCGTCAGTGCCCAGCTCCTATTACTACTTTACCGCCCATCTCTCTCTTGCATCCACACGCGTGCCCCGAATCAAGATGCAGCCTCGATGCACCAACAAATGTAGTCGCGAGG
This DNA window, taken from Papaver somniferum cultivar HN1 chromosome 3, ASM357369v1, whole genome shotgun sequence, encodes the following:
- the LOC113356162 gene encoding DDB1- and CUL4-associated factor homolog 1-like → MCCHLNCRPSLCGIFVSRNSFSEKLVSSSFNGESRERLGEERDNSETVSPIVVSGIVGNRRSCLCPGAGFGGFASESEQVYHQARGAVRANNGIKILLHLLRVRIVTPTASVDRLRVLACRVVLGLARDKTIAHILTKLQVGEMLSELIRESGNQTPGTEQARWQAELYQVAIELIAVVTNSGHASTLATTDAAAPTLRRIERAAIAAATPITYHSRELLLLIHEHLQASGLTKAADTLLKEAQLTPLPSLAERTPVLYQTSIQETSAVQFQWPSGRVPGGFLSAVSNTSQGDKSCHNFDSMRPVAKKASVIPCNINSESKSHASTPSSSANKKLGALKTSSSPTGGVAETSSGFSSASCISDMKSQSKAPNILPIKRKLDSRDSSLENPGKRLATGDSGFQSTICQTASIARKSNLSMDVTPGCQQNKDGRLALDGFHSDSSRESTATGHLADSVKAERVSLDSLVVQYLKQQHRQCPAPITTLPPISLLHPHACPESRCSLDAPTNVVARLSTREFRNSFGGRFSRRDRQFIYSRFRPWRSYRDESSLVTCQTFLGDFSQTAIGCHSGEVRIFDSNSCNVVESSAGHQSHVTLVQSAVSSGARLVLSSASQDVCLWDASSLSAGPLRTFEGCKGARFSTSGTSFAAISTQSSTREVLLYDIQTHNLQLKFCDTSTAPSAPGRWHMQYPVHFSSEDNLLLWNGVLWDQRSSRVVKCFDQFTDYGGGGFHPGGNEVIINSEVWDLRNFKLLRSVPSLAQTTITFNARGDVIYAILRRNLDDLMSTVHARRMRHPLFASFRTIDATNYSDIATVPVDRCILDLATEATDTFVGVASMEDNEEMFATAKLYEIGRRRTTSDDSDPDDYVESEEDDDGSDNLDAGENPTLGHELDSDDDGEDDNDDDDDGVALILGTETEEEDDGSQSAVSDSEDSSEEW